A stretch of DNA from Anopheles nili chromosome 2, idAnoNiliSN_F5_01, whole genome shotgun sequence:
aaacttaaccaaCGTTGATCGATACCTATATTCTAagtaaagagcaaaaaattgaattacttGTCAATACTACGATTGACGGTGCCATCGGTCCACTGTCGTAATGTGGCACACCAACTAATGTAAAGGGAACACTACACTACACTAATTGTGCTACAACTataaccaaaaacaaaaaatatgaaggAAATGGGATTTAACTGTTGATTTCCTATTCGAAGATACTAGAGCTACGAAAAAAGGCACAGCATTTGATACACGCTGGTAGATGAAACACTTCACGGGCATAGGAAGCGTTACGAGGCCGAACTCAAGCTATGGTAAGATTTTATATCAAACTATAAACTAACACAATATTCATATCCCTTGGGCAATTGACGCaaattgtgtatgtgtgtgactGTGCGTATGTGATTGTATGTGTCACACGTTAGTGGTGTTTTCACATTTCTgaaaattatataaaaaaacaacgaactTCGCTTTAATTCAGGACCCAAGGCATATCGCAACTGCAGCTAGCGCCATCGAGCCTTGATGTTTTCAGCTCGACAGCGCCTCTATGGGTTTTGCCGTCTCTAATTGCTCTACGCCAAGGGGTTTCTTCTCGTCATCCTGTTCCTCGAACGGAATACCAGCGGCCGTTTTCTGCATCGTTTCCATCAACATACGATCGACTTCCTCCTGATTTGCTTGCACTGGCATCGTCGTGGACGATTGTTGTCCCTGGCTTTGGCCGGTTTCTTTCTGGcgtttttcgatttcgttcttGAAATTGGCAATTTCTTTGGAACTGCAAAATGAATCCGTAAATGGCCACACCATGATTTACAATGTTATTCCATGTAGTGCCAGTTGTTTGTCCAACGAATGCCATTCGTTTACTCACCTAATTTGTACAAATATGATACCATTGATCGCATTCAGCATATCTAATACCGAACCCATCGAAGGTGGTTGAATGTGGATCGGCGGAAGACCGGTGCTGAGCAACTTGCCGTTGGCGTAGTTCATCTTCTTTTGTAATACGACCGCTTGTTGTGTCAGATGGCGAAGGCATTCGGATGATTCCTGTGTCTTTTCGTGCGTTTCGCCGAGCTGGAGAAATTAGaaacgataaataaatttattacataCCTTATAACACAGAGTAATGGAATGCTTGAAGGTATAGTTTACCTGCTGCTTGTAAATTGCATACGTCTCCTTCTCGTTGACCAACGCAGAACGGAAGTCGCCCATGCAGCTTTGCGTTCGCGCCACCAGATGATAGCTGACAGCTACCTTTAAGGACTTTTCTCCGTAGTACCGAATGTTCAATGCAAGCGCATGCTCGAGGAAACGCAGTGACAGCTCGTACTCACCGACCGCGTGAAGGATCAGGCTGATGTTGCTCTGCGAAGTAAAATACATACATAAAATCATAATCAATTTATAATCCACatcgaaattcaattttccaaagCACAACAAAGATACAACGGATACTTACGTCCATCAACGCGATGTCGGGATGATTCTCACCGCACACGATCGTGGCCAAATACCGGGCGCGGTACAACAGCTTTAGGGCGGTGCTAATTTGACTATTTGCAAAACAGTACAATGCAAGGTGAGCCTGAAAATGAGAGCTCATCAACTCCTGTGTCTAACTGCAATAACCAGCTTCCCTTAGAAAACTCACATATTCTGAAATGGTGTACGGATGGTCGATGCCATTCACACGTTCGCTCATCAACACGGCACGCTGCTGGATGGCAAGGGCTTCTTGGGGATCTCCCATAATGTAACTAAGGCGAGCGAGCATACGCAAACACTGAGCATTTTCCGGGTGCATTGCTCCGTACACGTTGTTGAGGAGGTTGAGCGCCTCACTGATCAACCCGTAACCCTCTTGTAGGTAGCCGTGCTGGATCTTCGTCTGTCCGGTTGTGTAGAAGTTGTACGCGTCCGAGGCACGTGGGTTGATGTGCTTCACTACCGGGAACACGTTTACGATGTCCGCGTCGGAGAACGCTGGCCGGTTTCGCTGATCAAACGCGTACTCCTGCAGCAAAATCTGCACGCCGGTCTTCAAGCAGAACGCCCGCAGCAAACTGATCTTCTGTAGCTTGAACGCCACGATGagcggttcgatcgattcgacAGGTGCTGCTGGCTTACCTTCCTTTGAAGGTTCCACCACCAATTCAAAGTCCCAGTACGATTTTAGTTCCTGCCGAATCTGCACCCATAGCGCCTTCGAAGTCAACGATTGCCACTCGTTGTTATCGGTCAACGGAGCAGTAAAAGTGGCCTTACGACCGGAACCACCCTTACCACCACGTTTGctctgtttgctttgctttttacCTCCAGAAGAAGACGATTTTGGTCCGAACTCATCCGTCAGCTGACCGTCAGTTTCACTACCTTCCCCATTGCCAACAGGCGTGTAACCTCCGGTGGAAACAGTTAGGAAGCAATTCAAAAAGTGGCTGATAGCCGCCGCCATGCTCATCACGTCCGTGTGCTGCAAGTAGGCGGTAAAAATGTGCTTCGCAGCACGAACGATCAGCTCCGACACGGCGATTGCGTGCAGGTATTCCAGTTGCTTGATCTTCGCCAAATGTTCCACCACCTTGCCCAAGTAACGAACGTTGATGCCACGGTTGTGCAGCAGCTCGGTCAACGTCACACCGTCCATTGGGGCCGATGAATGATCCAGACACTCATGCACGAAAGTCGGAATCTGGTGCTTCAGCAGGAACTCGGCCGCATCCTTCACGAGCTGCTTCTGACGGCGCAACGAACACGCACCTGCCGACTCATCGTCCACGTGCCGAATGCCCGGAGAGTACACGTCCGGATTGAAGCGAATGTCGAACTCGTACTCCTTCAGCGAACCAACCGCTTCGCAGGCTCGCTTTACTACTTCCTTGCTTTCGTTCTTCTGATCGATTGAAATAAGCGACTCGACTAGCTTCTTCGTTTCCGCTGCATTATCCGCCTTTGGGATGGAACGTGCCACTTCCTTGGCATCTGCTTTGACATCCTTGACATCCTTGGCATCCGTCTTTTCTTCCTCCGCGACACCTTCAATGGCGGGTGAGGATTTCGTATCCTCCGTGGATGTTTTCATCATCGCCGCGGCTGCCTTTTGTTCCTGCTTCTTCTTCACACACTGCTGTAGCTGCACGGCCGCGTGCTTCATGAACATCACATAGCGATTCTCCGCAAACGCCTCGAGCAGTTCCTGACGCAGACAGCACAGCTTATGCCGGTGCTCGACCGGGAAGCCCATCGCTTGGCTATCCTTGCTGACCGCTTCCTCCTCCGCTGGCAGCACGAGGAAGTTAACGTCCGGCGGGAACGTACGCAGTAGGTCAAGAATGTAGTGTCGCCCGTCGTTGCCGATGATACCTTTGCATTCGACTGACGAGCACAGCTCGACCGCTTCCTGTTTATCGTTGTACACGCTATGAGGCAGGATCTTAAGGTGCTTCCCGGCAGCATTCAGCAGCTCGAGATACTTCGGGTGCGACAGCACCGTCTTGCCGAAATCGATCGACCCGTACACAACGGATTGGTCCTGTTCCCGCTCCAGGATGCCCGGGATAATGGACTGTGCCGTGACGCGGTACCCACGGTAATCGATCACAACCGTACCGAGCGTGTAGAGGCCCTCCACATCCACGGCGCTATAAACGCGCACACCGTGCAGATCGTTGCGTGGTGCCACGAAGGCAGCCGCATCCCCTCCCAGCTCCTTATAGTGGTCCCGGACATCAAACccgagcgagaagaaaatattGTTCCAGATGAACATCTGCGTTTTGGCGTCCTCGCCCGGGTTGATCGGCATTACGTTGCCGTCGATCACAGCCATGGCGCCTCGTGTGGCCGCCGTCACGAAATCGCTGTGCACCTTGAAGATGGCTCGCTCCCGCAACAACCGTTCGGGCAGGGTGGCTCTCGGCAACTCCCGAGTCGTCTGCAGTTCTTCATTCCAATCGCGCGTCTGTCCCGGGATGTGCTCTTCGTAACCGAGCTTGGACGAAAACGTGTCCTCCGCACGAATTGCATCGATTGTATGCTCCAGGGCTGGTGCCGACCACGTGTACACCTGATACGGCGTCGCAACACGCTCGAACGGATGCCGCTGGGTGCGTTTCTTTTGCATCTGCGTGAAGCAGCGCCGGAACGTGGCCGAGATTTGCGACAGCAGATCGATCAGCGAATGCGAGAGATAACTCGGGTTGGCCGGCTGTGGGTTGAACGTGTCGTCCGTTGACTGGTTAACGTAGAAACCGCGCGAACAGGCGGAAATGTGCAGCCTCTTGTCCTCCATCGTGACCACGTACAAATACATCAGGTCCCCGTGTAGCTTACGAGGACCGGGAGGAGGATTCCACGCGGACGTCGTCAACACCTTCAGCGGCTGGGGCGTACCTTTTCGTCCAGTGCCGGGTTGCAGCGGCAACAGAGGTCGTTCCTTCGCTCCGGGCATTATGAAGTCAGGTGGCGTGCAATCGACACTTTCCTGgcgcgttttcttcttctccataATGTCACCCAACGTGATCGTATGTAGGAAGGTGAGCGAACTGCAGTCCACGCCGTTGTACGCATCGGCCGGATCCATCGACTTCAGTAAATCACGCACGTGGCGAACGTGAATGCGCGCCTCACGCATTGTGTACGGTTCCTCAACCACTCGAATCACCGAGCCTTCCTGCAGCCCTTCAATGTTCTTCAACTCAGCAAAGTTATCCAGCGTGCGACTATCAAGCTGCAACGAAAAGCACGTCCGATGGCATGTGTCCTCACGATCCATCAGCAGCTGATGGATCTCCTGCACTAGCTCCATGCTTGACACCTGGATTGAGAGCGGTTCCACACCAGGCGAAAGGATCTGCACTGTGAAGCCCGTTTCTTGCATCAGCTTCATCACGTCGTCCTCGCTGTTTAAGGACGAttcatttttgcttccaccaccggcaacgCCACCATTTTTGTCCTCCGATTCACCGTTGGTGGCGGTCGGTACCGTTTCCGATTCTTCCGAGCTGAGATGCCCATTCAGTCCATTTTCCACGTGACCGTTACCGATCGCGGCGTTTCCTCCTTCCTCTGCGGTTGGAAGCGTCTTGGATTTCccattctgttttttgttctttgcaAATCctagaaaataaaacgcacggTTAATGAGAGCTAGTGCGGTAATTTGATGTCAGTGGTTTAGGAAATTGATATAGCCCAACGCCTGGAGTACAGAGACGCAATCGGAAACGATCCTAAACAACTTCACGCCAGTACTATCGTCACTAGATCATGTGACACTCTCGTAACATCTACTGGTACTCTTCATTCGCTTCTCCTGACGTCACATTCATGAACAAATTCAACTTCAGTTCCACATCTCCTTTATGCAAACTCGAAAACATTGgccaaagagaaaaaagaaaacattacgTAAAACGATGCTTCAAGATACGCGGAACGATCGCATTCTCAGCACAAAATGTAACGAGACAAACTTCTCTTTCGGTGTGAATGTTATACAAAAATAGCAACGccagttcgttcgttctctcaGCAAAAGGACCCAACGCTGCTTGGGCGAGATGTGGCATCATTAAATACCGCTGCTTTGTAAACGcgcgattttgtttgttggtcaGCGAATCAAAGGATACGGCGGCACGGTGGCTCATGTGAGACGAAAAGACCTTGAACTTTGGCGAGAATTCTTATTCCTATGGGTCGGTTTGGTGCGGATGATGTGGCCAAGCTTCTCATTAATTATCTGTACGCCTAATGAGCAGCGGAACAAAACGATGCCTTTATTCTGCAAGATGATGATGGATGTTTAAAGAGTTTTATCgggatggtttttgtttggcatTCACGAAACCCACTACAGTTGGTCTAACAACAATCGTAGCCATATTATGCTAGAAGTAAACATGTTTCTTAAAGGTAGAAAAAAATACCTCGTGATATAAAACATTATCTCTACAATATGAACTACTTCGCTTTGCTCATTCACGATCGCCCCACAAACAAGGTGCTAAACGAAAAAGATGCTCGAAACCTTGTCTGGCGCTAACTGTACCCAAAATGCACGCGGGAATACCGCTGCCACGTGATGGTTCGTACATTTAAATCATTCCCGCCAGACAGCGGCCCTTATGCACTTAAAAGCCC
This window harbors:
- the LOC128721531 gene encoding clustered mitochondria protein homolog, translated to MELVQEIHQLLMDREDTCHRTCFSLQLDSRTLDNFAELKNIEGLQEGSVIRVVEEPYTMREARIHVRHVRDLLKSMDPADAYNGVDCSSLTFLHTITLGDIMEKKKTRQESVDCTPPDFIMPGAKERPLLPLQPGTGRKGTPQPLKVLTTSAWNPPPGPRKLHGDLMYLYVVTMEDKRLHISACSRGFYVNQSTDDTFNPQPANPSYLSHSLIDLLSQISATFRRCFTQMQKKRTQRHPFERVATPYQVYTWSAPALEHTIDAIRAEDTFSSKLGYEEHIPGQTRDWNEELQTTRELPRATLPERLLRERAIFKVHSDFVTAATRGAMAVIDGNVMPINPGEDAKTQMFIWNNIFFSLGFDVRDHYKELGGDAAAFVAPRNDLHGVRVYSAVDVEGLYTLGTVVIDYRGYRVTAQSIIPGILEREQDQSVVYGSIDFGKTVLSHPKYLELLNAAGKHLKILPHSVYNDKQEAVELCSSVECKGIIGNDGRHYILDLLRTFPPDVNFLVLPAEEEAVSKDSQAMGFPVEHRHKLCCLRQELLEAFAENRYVMFMKHAAVQLQQCVKKKQEQKAAAAMMKTSTEDTKSSPAIEGVAEEEKTDAKDVKDVKADAKEVARSIPKADNAAETKKLVESLISIDQKNESKEVVKRACEAVGSLKEYEFDIRFNPDVYSPGIRHVDDESAGACSLRRQKQLVKDAAEFLLKHQIPTFVHECLDHSSAPMDGVTLTELLHNRGINVRYLGKVVEHLAKIKQLEYLHAIAVSELIVRAAKHIFTAYLQHTDVMSMAAAISHFLNCFLTVSTGGYTPVGNGEGSETDGQLTDEFGPKSSSSGGKKQSKQSKRGGKGGSGRKATFTAPLTDNNEWQSLTSKALWVQIRQELKSYWDFELVVEPSKEGKPAAPVESIEPLIVAFKLQKISLLRAFCLKTGVQILLQEYAFDQRNRPAFSDADIVNVFPVVKHINPRASDAYNFYTTGQTKIQHGYLQEGYGLISEALNLLNNVYGAMHPENAQCLRMLARLSYIMGDPQEALAIQQRAVLMSERVNGIDHPYTISEYAHLALYCFANSQISTALKLLYRARYLATIVCGENHPDIALMDSNISLILHAVGEYELSLRFLEHALALNIRYYGEKSLKVAVSYHLVARTQSCMGDFRSALVNEKETYAIYKQQLGETHEKTQESSECLRHLTQQAVVLQKKMNYANGKLLSTGLPPIHIQPPSMGSVLDMLNAINGIIFVQISSKEIANFKNEIEKRQKETGQSQGQQSSTTMPVQANQEEVDRMLMETMQKTAAGIPFEEQDDEKKPLGVEQLETAKPIEALSS